The following is a genomic window from Spirochaetota bacterium.
TGAGGGCTGTCTCCGTCTTCTTCCTGTCTGAAATATCGCGTACCGCCGCCAGGATGACATCCGCGCCGCGGCGCCTCAGGTGTCTTACGCCGACCTCCACATCAAAGACGGAGTTGTCACTGAGGCGCCGGGCTTTCCACTCGTACAGGGTTTTTTCGCTACCGGCGATTTTTCGCACACTTTCGTCGATGACACTGCTATCCGGAATCGGGGCCGACAGGTCCCGGATGTTTAGCTGGAGGGCCCGGTCGCGGTCCACGCCGTACATCTCCAGCATACGGTCGTTGACATCGAGTATTCCGCCTTCGACATCGAAGATGATCATTCCATCATGGGTGCCGTTGAATATGGAGAGGAGCTCCGCTTCGGATAAGCGCAGGGCCTCCTCGGAGCGGATCAGCTCCTCGTTCTGCGCCTCGTATTCCTCGTTGGCGGCGATAAGCTCCTCCGTCGTGGCCTGGAGCTCCTCATTCGATTTTTGCAGGGCCGTGTTGCTGATTTCGTATTGATCCAGGGCCCTGTTGTTTATGGAAAGGATATTGTATGACGTGATGGCGATGAACAGGAGCGAGATCGTTGTGTCGGCAAGAAAATCGGGGAACGAGCCTCCGGGCAGATGAAAGTGCTCGCGTGTATGGAGCATAAAAATGAAAAGAACGAAAATATTGACGCCTCCATAGACAAAGACCAGGAACTTTTTCCGGGTGATGAAAATGGGCATGGCCATGAGGATGCCGATCACGATAACAATCGTGTCGAGCCGCGAGATAACATTTGAATGGTCCCTGAACATCACCGCCCATACGGTAATAAGGATAACGGAAATCATGAGATGGGCGGATATGAAAAAGTATCCTCGTAAGAGAAAAATCGTTATCCCGACTATGATGGCATAACCGATGATTTCCATGGAAATCACGGGCCAGTTGATGGAATAATTGAGGTCAGGATCGTGGAGCTGGATATATACGGAATAAAAAATCATGATCGGTATGAACAGGAGAATGACGCCGGTGAGGTAAAGAAGAAAACGAGCCTTGTATTTAACGACAAAACCGGATTTTTCGTAATGCCGGAGAAGTCTGTCAATAACGTTCATATCCTTCCCGTTTTATAAAGAATGCTTCAGGCGGTACTATCCAATTCAATAATTGACTCATACTATTGCATAATTTCATCACGTCAAACTATTAATCGGTGCTCCAGGGTAAATGTCGCTCGCTTTTGGCTTGATGGGGCGGTTTCAGCCGTTCTTCCTGCCGAGAAATTCCTCAAAGTGGTACCATTGCCGCGGATATTCAGCGGCCTTGGCAGCGAGGATGTCGGCGTAGCGCTGGGCCGATTCCCGGATTGCCCGGGGCCGGTCCGCCCGGGAGGAGGCGGTCACCCGGATCGGGCCGGACAGGGACATGTGGTACTTCCCGCTGCCGGTACGGAAGGCGAAAAAGATGTAGAGGGGCACGCCCGAGAGAAGGGCGATGCTGTGGGGCGCCTCGGGAAGGCGCACGGTATGGCCCAGGAATGTCACCGCCACGGTACGCTGCGCTTCGGACCAGACGCGGTCCCCCGTGAGGGAGACGAGGCCCCCCTCCTTGAGGAAATTCAGGCCCTCAAGGATGTCGAAGGGCGATCCCCCGTCCTGCTCGACAGCGACTATCTTCAGGCCCTGTTCGGCCAGGCTTTCCTTCTGCATTTTTTCCAGCTGCTCCTTCTCCCGGGACCCCATGTAGAGGAGCAGGCGGAGCCCCCGCCGGCGCAAAAGGTGCGCGGCCACGTCCCAGTTACCCATGTGGGACATGACGATGATGCCGCCGGTCCTGTCCTTCGCGGCCTCTTCGATGATCTCCCATCCCTCGGAGGTATAGGATAGCTCGCCGGCACGCTGGAGCAGGAACCGGTCGAGGAACACGTCAGTGAAGCTGTGGAACTGCCGCCAGGTGCACCAGAGATGATGGAGTCGGCCCCGGTCGGGAAAGAGGGCGCCGTAGAAGCGCACGCCGATGGCGACCCGCTTCGGGAATAGAATGAAGTAGCCGGTGGACACAAAACGGGAAAAGACCCTGAAGAACCAGGGGCCGAGGGCCTTTGAAAAAAAAGTTATGAATTTATAGAAAAGTTTAATCATGGTTTGGGTCGACCGAATCCCCCTCCCTTGATGGGAGGGGTTAGGGGAGGGTGATTGGCAGCCTGGCATCAATGATGAAATTTTCACCCCCTCCTATCCTCCCCATCAAGGGGGAGGGACTCAATTCCTATACGACATCTTTCTCCTGATGAAACGCGGTATCAGGATACGCTGAAAAATCATGCGGCAAAAAGTCCCGGAATTTCTCCAGAAATCCACGAAGGGCCTGAAGTGGGATATGCGGGGTGTTCCCGGCGTGTAGCTCACGGTGACCGGCGCCTCGATCACGGGGAACCCGTTCCACCCGGCCTTGGCCAGTATCTCCACTTCGAACTGGAACCGGTTCGCCCGCACCTTCGTCCTGGCACTCTGGGGCAGGGGATAGATCCTGAAGCCGCTCTGGGTGTCCCTGAGGCGGGGGCCGCCGGAGGTCCATACCCAGAAGTTGGAGAACTCCCTGCCGAATCGGCTGGTCCAGGGCACGTCGTCCCCCACCATGTTCTCCCGCATGCCGATGATGATGGGCCTGACGGCCTTTGCCAGCGCGTCCTCCGGTATGGCCCTGATCAGGGTGCGGGCGTTCTCCGGGTCATGCTGGCCGTCGGCGTCGATGGTGATGGCCCAGTCGGCCGAGGCGGCCGCGGCTTCAAAGGCGCTCTTCAGTGCCGCACCCTTCCCCCTGTTCTTCTCGTGGCGGATGATGGTGACGCCCGCCATCTCTTTTATGGCGTCATGGGTCCCGTCGGTGGAGCCGTCGTCGACGACGAAGACCGGGAAGCCCAGCTTCAGGGCGCCCCGCACCACGTCAGCCACGCGCTGTTCATGGTTGTAAACCGGGATGATGACGGCGAATCTGCCTTTGTACATTATTGTTTCTCCGGTAAAAAAGCCAGTGACCATGTCCCCGGTCCGGCGTGAACGCCGGTAGTTAGGGAAAGGGGTTGGAGCTTGATCTCGGCGCCGGGATGGCGGCTCCGTATCTCCGGCATGATAGTATCTTCGACCAGGGAGCGGTTGTCCGTGTACTGGATCAGCATGAAGGGCCGGGAGCCGGGACGGACGCTCTCTTCGAGCCTCCTCACGGCAAAACCGATCTGCTCCTCAAGGTTCCTGAGCTTGCCCACGGTGATGACTCCTTCCGCAGTGGGGGTAACCACCGGCTTCATGTTCAGCATGTTGCCGAAGAAGGCCTTGGTTCTGGATATCCTGCCGCCGGCGGCGAGATACCTGAGGGTATCGATGAACAGATATTCCTGGCATCGGATGACGGCGTCAGCGGCGTAGGCAATGACTGCCTCGGCGTTGTCGGCTTTTTCCGAAAAAAAGGCCGAGGTAAGGGCTATGGCGCCGAGCCTTCCTGAGGCGGCGCCGGTGTCAATGACGGTGAGCCGGTTTTCCCGGTCATGGTTCTTTTTCCATTCCATGGCCACGCTGTAGTTGCCGGTGAAGGCGGAGCCCACGCAGAGATAGAGGACGCGGTCGTGCCGGTCCGTCACGCTCCGGTATAGCTCGTGGCGCTCGAATTCGGAGGCCTGGGACGTGGAGGCCCGGGCGCCGCGGCGCATGGCGTCGTACACGTCGGCGGGATTCACGCAGGTCTCCGGAGCCGCCATGTCTTCAACGGTGACGTAGCTGTCGAGGAGGGTCATGCCGAGGCGCTGCGCGTCATCCCGGGTCACGGATCCCGCCGCGTCTGACATGATATGAACGGCCCGTCGGCGCTCCCGGGCGCCGAATTCCCGGACCTGCGCTCCCAGGTCCTCGTC
Proteins encoded in this region:
- a CDS encoding lysophospholipid acyltransferase family protein, with translation MIKLFYKFITFFSKALGPWFFRVFSRFVSTGYFILFPKRVAIGVRFYGALFPDRGRLHHLWCTWRQFHSFTDVFLDRFLLQRAGELSYTSEGWEIIEEAAKDRTGGIIVMSHMGNWDVAAHLLRRRGLRLLLYMGSREKEQLEKMQKESLAEQGLKIVAVEQDGGSPFDILEGLNFLKEGGLVSLTGDRVWSEAQRTVAVTFLGHTVRLPEAPHSIALLSGVPLYIFFAFRTGSGKYHMSLSGPIRVTASSRADRPRAIRESAQRYADILAAKAAEYPRQWYHFEEFLGRKNG
- a CDS encoding glycosyltransferase family 2 protein produces the protein MVTGFFTGETIMYKGRFAVIIPVYNHEQRVADVVRGALKLGFPVFVVDDGSTDGTHDAIKEMAGVTIIRHEKNRGKGAALKSAFEAAAASADWAITIDADGQHDPENARTLIRAIPEDALAKAVRPIIIGMRENMVGDDVPWTSRFGREFSNFWVWTSGGPRLRDTQSGFRIYPLPQSARTKVRANRFQFEVEILAKAGWNGFPVIEAPVTVSYTPGTPRISHFRPFVDFWRNSGTFCRMIFQRILIPRFIRRKMSYRN
- a CDS encoding DegV family EDD domain-containing protein, translating into MNDQICKAFITGAERVAAWADLLDSINVFPIADGDTGRNLKISLAPLRDLGADRDAAVHRLLLNARGNSGNIAVRFFSGFLTADSIEGIPAAARLGRDRAWKAVHDPKPGTMLTVFDALDEALGQRTADTPHQFTPVIDTLEKAVRSTPELLPKLRDAGVVDSGALGMFIYLEGFFNTLAGNTDEFRPIMSLFGDQLRIDSSFSIQEEDGFCVDITLDAVGGDDTVSRLSDLGESVVVIPGDRFVKVHLHTADRTGVKKELESLGGIIRWTDEDLGAQVREFGARERRRAVHIMSDAAGSVTRDDAQRLGMTLLDSYVTVEDMAAPETCVNPADVYDAMRRGARASTSQASEFERHELYRSVTDRHDRVLYLCVGSAFTGNYSVAMEWKKNHDRENRLTVIDTGAASGRLGAIALTSAFFSEKADNAEAVIAYAADAVIRCQEYLFIDTLRYLAAGGRISRTKAFFGNMLNMKPVVTPTAEGVITVGKLRNLEEQIGFAVRRLEESVRPGSRPFMLIQYTDNRSLVEDTIMPEIRSRHPGAEIKLQPLSLTTGVHAGPGTWSLAFLPEKQ
- a CDS encoding PAS domain S-box protein, which codes for MNVIDRLLRHYEKSGFVVKYKARFLLYLTGVILLFIPIMIFYSVYIQLHDPDLNYSINWPVISMEIIGYAIIVGITIFLLRGYFFISAHLMISVILITVWAVMFRDHSNVISRLDTIVIVIGILMAMPIFITRKKFLVFVYGGVNIFVLFIFMLHTREHFHLPGGSFPDFLADTTISLLFIAITSYNILSINNRALDQYEISNTALQKSNEELQATTEELIAANEEYEAQNEELIRSEEALRLSEAELLSIFNGTHDGMIIFDVEGGILDVNDRMLEMYGVDRDRALQLNIRDLSAPIPDSSVIDESVRKIAGSEKTLYEWKARRLSDNSVFDVEVGVRHLRRRGADVILAAVRDISDRKKTETALRESLEEKTVLIKEIHHRVKNNMQVISSLLNMQADSVDEPRANQALRDAIGRIHSMAGIHEKIYSTESFSRVDMAAYVNELSKDLLNLHSGRKGTITIQPRLKPVFLGMDKAIPFGLLINEILTNSIKHGSSESGPCAIDLTMDESEGWITMIIADNGPGMEPEIFSSEQKTSMGMQIIEALARQINATLSLDVDRGTRFTIRVRSDS